In Dermacentor silvarum isolate Dsil-2018 chromosome 10, BIME_Dsil_1.4, whole genome shotgun sequence, the genomic stretch TAGTTTGGCGGTACTCGGAGATATGTAATAACTAGGGGTGTCATGCTTATAGTGTTCTTGAGGACCGCGGATTCAAGGAACTCATGGCAGAGGCTGTTCCTAACTATCGCCTACCATCGTGCACCACGCTTTCACGTACCCTTGTTCCGCCCTTGTTTGATGACACATGGAAGAAATAGAAGGACGAGCTCGGCAGTGCTTTTGAAGGGGGTACAGCTGCTGTCACGTTTACCAGCGACATGTGGACATCACGCACCAACGAGAGTTATGTGAGCTTCACTTGCCACCTTCTCACTCCAAGTTTTCGGATGAAGCGGTTCACGCTTAACACTCGCCACGTGGCTGTTAGCCATTCCGGCAAAAACATCGCGCAAATGCTTCTCGAGATGTGTGCGGAATGGGAAATATCGGATGGCTGCCGCAAGTACATCGTCACAGATAACGGACATAACATCCGTGCCGCGGTTAGAAGGCTCCTGTGGACTGAGTGTGCATGTTTCGCCCACACCCTGCAGCTAGCTATTCATGATGCAATCCCCAACACACTGTCAAATGACCGTCTGTGCAAGAAAACGAGGCAAATCGTGGGCCACTATAAGGACAGCTCGTCTGCGCAAAAGAGATTAGATGAGTACCAGAAGAATATGGACAAAGATCCACTTTGTCTGGTGCAAGATGTAGATACAAGGTGGACCAGCGAATACCTAATGCTGTCCTGCCTCTGGACTTGAAGGAGGCTGTCTCTGTTGAGCTGGCAACGTCAAGCAGCAGCATTGGTGGTCTCTGATCAGCAGAATGGAAAGAGGCACTTGAATATGTGGAAGCACTGAAGCCCTTATACGATGCAACTGTGATAACTAGCGCAGACAAATACCCATAACTTTCCACTCAGATACCAATTATTTTTGGCATGCTAAGTTGCCTAAAGTTGCCTCAGAAACTTTAGCGGCACAACAGGCTTTCATAAGGAACTGGCAAGGTCTCTCAATACCAGATTCCCCTTGTATGCCGAGGAAAAAGAAGCATGCTTGGCCATGTTTTTGGACCCACGCTTCAAGTCTACGGTATTCAGAAACAACAAACAAAAGGTGATGTGGTTGAAAGATCTGGTGCTTCAAGATATTGCCCTATGCCCTGCTGTGGAAGTCACGCAGCAAGCAGCAAAAGTGCAGGAGCCACAACAGTGTGTGCAGCCATCCTCCGATGTTTGGAGTGCTTTTGACAATCTTGCAAGCAGTCAAGTAGCAAGTTCACCATTGTCTACTTCAGAATGGGAAATTAATGCATATTCTGAAGAAGCCCTACTGAAGAAAGAGAGCAACCCATGTGACTGGCGGCGGACTGTGGGCACCTTCAGATACCCCAGTATGGCAAAGCTTTGCCTCAAGTACCTACCAAGTACGTCTCCCTGGCCATTTTTTTCCGAAATACACAGGGTCTTGGGTGCACTGCCGGCGAATGATCGCTCCCTCATTCAGGAGAGCCCTTGCTCTCCAGATGAAACTGTTGAAATGGTAAGTGCTAATATACGTGATACTTTAACCTGTTTATAGAAAATAAGCCCTGAAATCTAGATTTGCCATGTTTTTATGAGCACTCGAATTACTTCCCCCCGAAAAAAAGTTTCCTAAAGAATTAGGAAAACTGGAATACCCCACCTAATACACGAAATACTTTGCTTGTCATATACACAACAAGGTTGTTTTGTGTGGCTTTGCACTCGGGTGTAATGAAATACCACTGAAAACAGCCAATTGATGTGTAGGTGCATGGCATAAACAACAAATATTTTTATTCATTCCAGATAATTTCCAGCATGGAACATTCAAATGGAAATACCTCAGGAGAGGAGGAGGTGGCAGACACAGTGGAAGACGCTGCAAGCGATAGCCAAGGGCCTGCATCCACCAGACAACAGTGCCGCCCACAAAAACGGATGAGGCAGAGTGCCGCAGAGAACTTCCGCAATAACTTGCTGGAGCAACAAAATGAACTGATAGCTACATTGCGAGATGCAACTAAAGTTGATCAAGTTCTGCGGGAGCGGCAAGTGAATGCCCAAGAGAAGTTGGTGGACCTGCTGTCCCAGTATTTTAATAAATAATTTCACTTTTCGACTTCTTGGCTTGGCTAGTGGTTCACCTGTTAGTGAAAGTGCATGGCAACTGCAGCTAAAATGTTTTTTCCAGTTTCGATGAGTGCATCCGTAGTGTGTGTTGGCAGCTGAAATATTGTGTTGTACAGCTGCGCCTCACCGATCCATTGCTGCGATACTGCTGACATTGGTAAGCTGCGATACTGCTGACACTGGTCACGTGAGAAAAGATTCTACGCTCGTGACCGAGGAGAGAGTGACGCTTCAAAGGCTTGGATAAACGCCAGCGACTGCGCATGAAATTGACAACTTCAGCCGACAAAGCGACACAGAGATAGCAGCGATGGAACCTGCAGCCCCGTACACTATCGTCAACCTTGATTTTAACGATCTTTTCAGAATTCTGAGTAACCACTTGTGCTGAGAAAAAGCGAAGCTAGCCTGCAGTGATCATGATAACGGTCTGGTAGTGAAACTGTACATGATGTGCGACAACTGTGGTGAGATCGCGGATGCGTGGAGCTCGCGCCGAGTGGAGCAATTGAAAAGGTCAACAACCTTTGAGGTAAATATGCTTGCGGGACGTGCGGTGCTTTCGACTGGCAATGGCCAAACTGCCATGAACAATATATTTTCTGCCGTGGGGCTGTGCCGGCGAGTAAGCACAAGAAGACATTTCAGTGGCATCTGAAAAATAAGCTGGAGCCCGCTGCTAGGTGCGAGTGGCCGAAGAAGTTGTACGACAGTGCGCGTGAGAAGTCGCATTGCTCTACGAGGACTTGCGCTTCAGACACAGGGGTAATGTAGCAGTATTTTTTGATGGCAACTGGATGACACGGTCATTCTTTGCACATTGGCGTTGAACCTGTTGTTGAAGTATTTACCGTTTATGTTCTAGACTACGTAGTGCTATCGAATTTTTGTTTGGGCTGCGAGTTCGGCCCGAGGCCGGGTAGCGAGTGTTACGAGTAATGGAGAGAAGCTCATCCATGCCAAAAGAACACCAGCAGTAAATCTGGGCAAATGGAGGTAGAAGTAGGCCTCATTCTTTTATAAAGGCGCAATCTTCGCTATACAACAGTCTTGTGTGACGGCGATAGCAGAACGTACAATGCTAAAAGGATACTAAAGTTTATGGCTTTATTGACGTGGAAAAAGAAGACTGCACCAACCAGATTCAAAAGCAAATGGGGACGGTCTTAATAAACTTTGTGCaaaagcagaaaacaaaactgtagTAGGAAAGGAGTGACTCACTGGTGACCTCCATCACCAGATTCTGCCCCTACCATGGTTGTGCACTTAAAAGTCACATGAAGGGGATCTGGATGCAATGCAGCATGCTGTGATGGCCCCGTACTATTATATTACATCCACTGACCAGTGCACAAACCACAGCTTGTGCCCATGGTGAGCAGATGTGCTCGCAGAATGCCGCAAAAGCTGAAGGAGTGCCTGACCCAAAGCATAAAGCATAAGTACAACTTGCCCAGAGATGTTGCAGAGGCATTATTGCCTGTTTACCAGCACCTGTCTGACCGGAGTTTGCTGCAGAGATGTCAAAGGTGGAAAACCCAAAACTCGAATGAAATTTTACATTCAGTGATTTGGAGTTTAGTCTCCAAAGAGCAGCACTCTTTCTTTTTGCAGTTCAAGCTGCCATTGCAGAACCTGTGTTGCATTTCAACAGGGGAAACCAGAATGCTGCAGCATCAATTCTACGTGAATTAAGCATGAATGTGACCAGCATTGGCTTTTTTGGGACCATTTGCGAAAAGCAAACGCAGCAATCGCTATGTACTTGTGATGACAGACTACCACACAAAGTGGGTAGAAGCAGTCGCATGCTTCGCTGCAACGGCCACTGCGGCCGCCCAAGCTTTTGTAGAGCAAGTAGTTCTGCAACACGGAGCACCGGCGAAGATAGTCACTGACCGTGGCAAGCACTTTGTTAACAATTTAATTGAAGAAATATTCCAAATAATGGGGAGCAACCAAATCACAAATGCCGCCTACCACCTTTAGACGAATAGCCTGTGCAAGCAGTTCAACCGTACGCTTGCAGACATGCTCAGCATGCACAGTGGAAACCTGGTTATACGCCCCCCGGTTTTGCGACGACCCAGGTTTTACGAAGGATTAGCGCAGTCCCGGCTACGTCCCCATAGAAGTAATGCATTAAAAACCCCGATTATCCAAAGCTATTTTACACCTGACCTGCGTTATACAACGACCCTCGGGAGCAGTGATGCCAATTTAGCAGATTTTCCGCTAAATCTGCCGGATTTGATTTTATTCTGATGGGGAAAAAATTAGTCTAGCGGCTAGCGGATTTTTTGATGGGCCATTTTCATACATGGCAGATTTCTGGCGGATGCCTCACGCAGTGCACTAATACCAAATTGTCCTGCAAAAAACAAATTCCGTGTCCTCTAAAAATACAGAAATTGTTTAACTTCAGCAAGGTAGGAGGGCTCCTGGTCACTTGCTGCGCCCGTCTGACAAAAAAATCCGTGAGGCTTCAAAGCGGCGATCGCTTTCTAGGCAAGACAAAACGGACGAGGTGTGATGCACCCAAGCCGTGGACTCGGCGGGCCCCCTACTGCTTGCAGTGCAAACAGCGAGCCCGCTCCCGGCGGGAAGCAAGGCGATTGGCGAAGCAGCCACCccctttttgttttttgcattcgAAGTTGCAGAGAAGAAAGGATCGACGTCCGACTGCTTTGTGTCGAAAAACGGTTCTCTTTATTCTCCGTGTAACCCGACTCTCCTTCCTCCTGAGTTATGCTGAAGCACCATATGAACGCGCGTATGTACGGGCCCTGCATCCAGTTTTTCCGAAATacgtatctgaaaaaaaaaaaaaaaaagtcgtgtaATGACGGATTTTCCCCTTTCCGCGAACCACACGTGTTCAAAATACGTGCGTCTTTGTGAGCTTCCAGGCGCTGTCAACAGATGGCGAACTCGCGCTATCGAACTCGCGCTGTCTATATCGGCATTAGCATCATTAACTCCAGTTTTGTGCGTTGGTTGGTCATTTGCACATGCTTTGCACGCCATTTGGCTCTTTTGCACTGCTGGCTTGTTTTCATCCAAGCGTTTACTAATAGCACAATGGGCAAGCGCCTAAACAGCTACACGGTTGGGTTTAAACTGAAGGTGGTTGAGTTTGCTCTCGAACACGGGAAGCGTGCAGCTGGCAGAAAATTTGACATGGACGAGAAGTGCGTTCGACAATGGTGTAGTCGGAAAGAAGCAAAAAGGGCGCTTTCCGAGGTAAGCTATACAAGTTTCCCGAATTAGAAGAAGAGCTACTCTGATATGTGATGGAAGTGAGAAACATTGGCTATGCATTGACAACGGACATGGTGCGCATGAAGGCTCAAGCCATGGCACATGCGAAAAGCATATCACACGAGGATTTCAAAGCTAGTGCTGGCTGGGTAGGAAGATTTTTGAAGAGGAAGGGCTTCTCCTTTCGGCGAAGGGCCACGCTGTGCCAGCAGCTTCCAGACGACTACACTGACAAGGTGCTTAGCTTTCAGAAGTATGTTATCGGCCTCCGCCATGAACACAATTATGAACTGTTCCAAAAAGCGAACGCTGACCAGATCGCTGTGTGGTTTGACTGTCCTGAAAACTGTACAGTCGAAGTAAGAAGATTTCTGCCTTGCAGACAACTGCAAGGCAGAGATCTTCCGCAATCTTCTGTCCACAACACTGTGCAGCGCTAATGCTGCACAGTGTTGCGAACGGGCGGAAGCTACCCCCCTATGTTGTATAGAAAAGGAAAAGAATTCCCAATGAAGTTTTCCCCAAGGGAATCACAGTTCGCGTCCAAGAAAAGGGCTGGATGAACGCTGACCTCATGCTCGACTGGGTAAAAACTGTTAGGCAGAACCGCCCAGGCGCCTTGTTGGCCAAACGGTTGCATTTATTCTTGGATAGCTTCTGTGGTCACGTGCTGGATAAGATCCAAGGAACAGATGCGCTGTGTCGGCACAGACATGGCTGCGATTCCGGGCCACCTCACAGGCATGCTGCAACCACTGGATGTCAGCATTAATCGGCCTTTTAAGGCTGAATTCCGCAGGCAGTACACGGAATGGATGGCAAGACGCGGCCACGAGCAGACGCCAACCGGACGGCTCAAGAGGGCATCGCTTGCGACTGTGCTTGGATGGATTCTCGGTATCGACGGACATTGTATGCCGAAGTTTCAAAGTCACTGGTATCTCCAACAGCTTGGATGGCACCGAAGATGACTTCTTGTGGTATGATGAGTGTGCGCCACAACAGAGCACCAGCTCGGAGACTGAGGAATCGGTGACTGAGGACGATTGAGTTACTGACATGGATACTGCAATAAATGCTCTTTGTTCGTCAATTGGTACATTGTTTGTactcgaaaaaaaatttttttttacacatcGCGTGAATGGGCCGCATTCTGAAAAGTCTCCCTCGTATCTTTAacaaagtgcggcccttacacgcaTTTATACGGTATATTTGCAGAAGTTCAGGACAGAGTGGTTGAAGGATCCCTTGCTCAGCAAATGGCTGCAATGCAAAGCGTCTGGTGACGGAAAACAAGTTGCGGCGTGCAAGCACTGGGGCTGTCAACTTGGCAGCAGATATTCAGACCTGAAAGCTCATGCGAACAGCAAGAAGCATAGGGAACTGGCTGGCAGTTCTTCGATCACAAGCAACTGGGCTTCACTACAAAAAGGCAAGTCCAACCAAGGAATGCCACGATTTTGAGGGTTTAAACCTCACCACAACCTTCGCCGAGTACGTGGAGGTCGACGACAACGTTGTGATCTGCGGCGAGGTGTCGCTGGATGATGCCATCGACGAGGCATGGCCTAGTGCCGACACCGCTGTGACATCAGACGAGGACGACGACGTTGCCACAGATGCCGTGCCTGTGTCTAGCACGTTTGTCGAGGTGCTACGACACATAGACAGCATGCGGAACTTCATCTGTTCACGCGATGCCACAGAGGACCTCCTTTTGGACGTTGGCCAACTCGAGCAAAAGCTCTTGGTTCACGGACCAAACAAGGTCCAAAAAACTACTTTTTTTAAAGTTCACGCCGGCTTGTGGGAATCGCAGCAGTGGAGTGCCATAAAGGTTCGTTTTAATAAAGCATGATTGGTACCTGTACTGCAGCATTAATTCTTACCGCATTTACTTTTTTGGTGATTTGGGTTTCCAAGCCCTCCAGAGTATGCtagtacagtgaaagctcgttaattcgcacctcattaattcgaactttcgggttaattcgaactgatggtcatggtccggccacaatatacaggcgtctatgggttaaccaactcgttagttccCGCGCGCATTggctcctctatcgataattcgaactgcgtgccgctgcgtggtggtattttatactgccaCCGCAAGCTTTTaaggctcaacgatagatggcgcgagcgcagcgCCCGGATACGTGGCGTCACTGGcgtcattgcgctcgctcttggTGTTGTGCGCCGCCGGTACGAAAGgctacgatgtgacgctgctcacggcTTTGCATATGTTGGTGCAGGCCTGGGATCAGTTCACagcaacaactgttgccaattgcttccgccagtggcttttgtgtgaccaatgagggcacagcttgcaagcccgacgagcgcgaggccgtggtcattcctgccggattgcgggatgcgctggaggacgtgaccttcgacgactatgtcgatgcagatcgctgtgcagcggtctgcggcacaatcacTGACGATGATAAcatcgcgcaggtgactggtggagaagcgcccgtcgtcgatgtaggtgcggatgacgaagaggatgaggcacccacgcggccctcagctttggagctaatggaggctatgcgtgtcgcgcgtctattcttcagcttcgaggaaggCGCAGgggatgctttctgccacgttcgcgcgttggaaaacaaggctatggcgatcgcattcaaacaagagaaacagacagtgatcacggattattttcgaaaataaatattttatttattgctgctgttttttcaatgaatttcgttagttcgaattcggtttaattcgaactcaaTGGGCAACCCCGCAAAATtcaaattaacgagcttttactgtagtttCTTGTAAATCCGTCGCGCGAAATAGTATTtttatacatggcttgcacgtgacgtcacttccgccccaATCAAGTGTTGGCGTCCATGCTGGCGACCCATTCTTCGATTCGCTGGTTCTGGAGCTGTCCGTCCGTGCGGTCTGTACTGTCAAGTGCCTTGCCTGTGATGCCTGACCGCTCCTAATACGCTGTGATTATTTTCTTATCCTTTCGGGCATGATGCCTCCTCCACAGAGGAGTGAGCCATTCAGTGCAGGCTATTACTCTGAACTTGTGGGAACGGCGCGTGTATGCTATGAAGAAAAGGTGCACATATGCGGCAGTATGGACCCGTACACACTGCGACCAGGCGTCGACACGACAACAGACGTGAATGTGTTCCCTGAAGTGACCCACACGGATATTGTACACTATCTAGTTCACTCCTCCAGCTTTGTGACGTTGAAAGAAAGAAACGCCGCACGGCTGTCCCGGCGCGGCCGGCTCGGCTGCCTCGGCACGCCGCTATCTCTGCCGTCGTTGCTCGCTGCGATCCGCATCTGCTTGCCTAATGCTGTAGCCGAGATGCAGCGACGGGGCCAAGTCTGAGCTCGTGCCATCGAACAAATCAGATGGCATCCCCTGCGAATCAAAAACATTCACTTCTTCAGAGTGTAGTCCTTGCTTCCCACATTTTCGCGAACATTTAGTTCATGGCACAATCCTCTTACTTGTCACGAAGTGCGCTCCGCACACACGTAAATTGGGGTTCTGGGGGTCCAGATCGACTCGATTAATGCGAGCCAGCCACAATGTGCGCCGATTTGTGCTGTGCATCTTAGAGCGCTCACACCTGCATACGACGTACGATTTTCGGAATTCTGAAGAAGTTCGTGTTAGTAGGCTTCTTTCGCCTGGAGCTGTCGCTACAGTTGGAGCAGCCAATGACTGTGCAGAAAACCATATTGAAGCTGCGAGTGGTCGCGAACCAACACGATGTGAGCTGACAGAGGCGACGGTAAACAAGGAGTGGCCCGGCAGCGGTTTGTCAGCATGGCCGACAGGCATCTCACGGTGACCGGATGTGACGtcggtgcaagccatgtataggcACAATTTTTGTTGTTGGTATTTTACAATGCCTGCATGTTACGACGCTTTTTCGCAGTCCCGAGAAAGTCGTATAATCGGAGTTCCACAATATGTTTCTGCAAACCACCGGGATAGGGACGAATTCCTCCCTTAAGTCGCCTTCGGTTACAGCTCTTCACAACAGGAGACAACCGGCTTCACTCTGTTTTTCTTATTGCACGGCCACGAGCCGACATTGCCCATTGACGCGAGCCTCAACCTACAACATGGCAACGATGGCGTATTCGACACATATGCAGTATTGAGCAGGCTTCGCAAAGCCCGGGAGCTCGTAGCCAAGCGCGAAAGGGGCCAGCAAGCAAAAAACAAGTAAGCGTATGATGCCTGACGGCGGGGTGCAGTGTTTCGGCCGGGGCAATTTGTGTACATGTGGATGCTCTCACGAGCGAGAGGCAAAACAACAAAACTCCTCCACCGCTACCACGGACCTTTTCGCCTTCTTCGGCAAGTATCAGAAAACAACTGGGAAGTCGTGAACCGCAGCGGAAGCAAAAGGGACCTTGTGAAAGTAGTGCGGCTGAAGCCGTGTCGTCCTTGTCCCTGTCTCAACGACGACACGGATGACGAGAATGATGGTTAGTGCGAGTGCTCTGCACGCATTGCACGCAGTGCTGCAGGGTGGCGCAGCAGTTCCGCCGGCGAGTGACCATGGCCAAAGTGAACGTTCAACAAGTGACACTGAGGTGTACTTTGATCTGCGTGCATTCTACAGGGACCTGTCCTCTGACACCCAGAAAGGATTCTGGGCTTATGACGGTGACACTGAGATTTATTATACAGCAAGTGGTGTTGATTGAGTGAATTCAAGACTGTACTTATAAATCTGTGTGGCTTTTTGTGTTAGTGGTATATCTTTGATGCTTATTGTTGTTTTGAGTCCAGTTCTTACTTCGTCCAGTTCGCCCTTTGTATAAGTGCTAGCTAGTAGTGTACTGATATGTACAAAATATTCTTGTCGTAAATTTGTTGGACTGTTTTTCATGTtctaatgttttcttttcttgtaacTGTGCAAGAGTGATATGACGTTTCCGGAGTGCTctatagagttttttttttaattctgaatGTATGCGCCCTTTGGTTTTATAGCTTCTTACAGCTTATTAAGAGTGGGGACACCCTTATTTTCGTAGGGGGGAAGTGTCGCGTAGCTGTTCATCTTTACATTTATTTGTCGCCCGTGTTGTGTaggggtgttcttttttttttcttagcgttttctttctctcaaaGTGTATTTTCCCGCCCGAGTGGGGAGGAGACTTGGGGGAATCTCAGGCGGGGCACAACCCGCTTCGCCTAAGGGTCTGGCTGGCTGACCGCGTTGTCAGCCGCCTTTGTACTAGAGACAGAGGGCCCGTCTTCTGATTTACCAAACTGTTTGGTGAATTTTCCCCGACTCTTTTGCGCACTTTCTCTTTCTAGACGCCGATAGTTCGGCGTCTAGAAAGCAAAACGGCTGCCTCTGTAGTTTTCTGTGTGTTGTTActttgttctttctggggttttacgtgccaaaaccagttctgattatgagggtgTGGTGGGcttgggattaattttgaccacccggggtactttaacgtgcactataacgcaagcacacggccgccGCGGACGgaattcaatcccgcgatctcgtgctcagcagtgcaatgccttagctgcctgagccaccgcggcgggtattttGCTTTGAGTTATAATTCTTTAGGCAGACTGCTGTCACTGAGTTTAAACTCGACGAAGTCCGCCCATGATTGGCTGTTCGTATTTGAATCTGTGTGGCCCGATTGGTTCCGGTTATGAAGGGTTGTGATTCGTGTTTTGTTTGCTCTCTGGCGGGGTGTTGAGACGCTTCCGGGAGGCGCCCAGAGGGAGTTCACGCCGAAGACACCAAGAGAGCAGGTCGCAGCAAGTGCTGCTCAGATGTCATAGTTATCTAATGTGCAAGTATCTAAAGGTGTGATTCGAGTAACTAAAGGCCAAATAAACCAAATCAGGAAAATGTCTACGGATCTCCTGTGTGCCTGCTTCATCTCTCGGGCACAGTACAAGCAACGACAACATCCTACGCTAATGACCGGGCTGAAATAGAAGCTGACATGATCGCATACAAGCGGAACGCCATGCAAAAGAGGATCATTGATTTTTTCGCGCCGTTATGGCACTAACAGGCAGCATTGACccgtgtcacatgtaagaggccgcctgtggcgcgaaaaagaagaggagcacgcgatgcccggtgttcg encodes the following:
- the LOC125940725 gene encoding uncharacterized protein LOC125940725 — its product is MFLDPRFKSTVFRNNKQKVMWLKDLVLQDIALCPAVEVTQQAAKVQEPQQCVQPSSDVWSAFDNLASSQVASSPLSTSEWEINAYSEEALLKKESNPCDWRRTVGTFRYPSMAKLCLKYLPSTSPWPFFSEIHRVLGALPANDRSLIQESPCSPDETVEMIISSMEHSNGNTSGEEEVADTVEDAASDSQGPASTRQQCRPQKRMRQSAAENFRNNLLEQQNELIATLRDATKVDQVLRERQVNAQEKLVDLLSQYFNK